The Acidobacteriota bacterium genome has a segment encoding these proteins:
- a CDS encoding NADH-quinone oxidoreductase subunit C → MTEKLHEFVETLKIANPEWVGDVKDALGEVTVTVPREHIFAACEFLRDSLGFDLLADLCGCDRGPEEEPRFEVNYHLFSTTHHKRLRLKVLLSEDDPNVESVVPIWKTADWHERETFDLVGVIFENHPDLRRILLPSDFDGHALRKDYPLRGYEPMTSAVETIAADFDAIDEPV, encoded by the coding sequence ATGACCGAAAAACTCCACGAATTCGTGGAAACACTCAAAATTGCAAACCCCGAATGGGTCGGTGATGTAAAGGACGCCCTCGGCGAAGTGACCGTTACCGTTCCGCGTGAACATATCTTTGCCGCCTGCGAGTTTCTTCGCGATTCGCTTGGCTTTGATCTGCTTGCGGATCTTTGCGGTTGCGACCGCGGGCCGGAGGAGGAGCCGAGGTTCGAGGTGAACTATCACCTTTTCTCGACAACGCACCACAAACGGCTTCGGCTCAAGGTACTCCTCAGCGAGGACGACCCAAATGTCGAGAGCGTTGTGCCGATATGGAAAACGGCCGATTGGCATGAACGCGAGACCTTCGACCTGGTCGGCGTTATTTTTGAGAATCACCCGGACTTGAGAAGGATCCTGCTGCCGTCCGACTTCGACGGCCATGCATTGAGAAAAGATTACCCGCTGCGCGGCTATGAGCCAATGACATCAGCAGTTGAAACCATTGCCGCAGATTTCGACGCGATCGACGAGCCCGTTTGA
- a CDS encoding nuclear transport factor 2 family protein, with protein sequence MTNGELIKGVYDAFATGDVPGVLGAFDPNISWTEAAGFMYAGTYEGPQAVLKNVFMRLGTEWEGFAAVPEKIVDGGDGNVIATGTYSGKFNETGKTTKVPFAHEWEIRDGKVVRFRQHTDTLMIHRDLGL encoded by the coding sequence ATGACCAACGGTGAACTCATAAAAGGCGTTTACGATGCATTTGCGACCGGCGATGTCCCGGGCGTTTTGGGAGCGTTCGACCCGAATATCTCATGGACCGAGGCCGCGGGGTTTATGTATGCCGGCACTTATGAAGGTCCGCAGGCCGTTCTTAAGAATGTATTTATGCGGCTCGGGACCGAATGGGAAGGCTTTGCCGCCGTCCCGGAAAAGATAGTGGACGGCGGCGATGGGAACGTCATCGCGACCGGCACATATTCGGGCAAGTTCAATGAAACGGGCAAAACGACAAAGGTCCCGTTCGCCCATGAGTGGGAGATCCGCGACGGAAAGGTCGTCCGCTTTCGTCAGCACACGGATACGCTGATGATACATCGCGATCTTGGGTTGTAG
- a CDS encoding type II toxin-antitoxin system HicB family antitoxin — translation MSNIYKLPLVLEPQPEGGWTITCPILPGLITEADTVEEIDVNVHDALEALIEGYHDLGQPLPEVLRPLSTNVPVMTDALLELKAA, via the coding sequence ATGAGCAACATTTACAAATTGCCGCTTGTACTTGAACCGCAGCCCGAAGGAGGGTGGACGATCACCTGCCCGATCCTTCCCGGTTTGATCACAGAGGCCGATACCGTGGAAGAGATAGATGTAAATGTTCACGATGCTCTTGAAGCTTTGATCGAAGGTTATCACGATCTAGGGCAGCCGTTACCCGAAGTATTGCGGCCGCTTTCGACGAATGTGCCGGTCATGACCGATGCTCTTCTAGAGCTTAAGGCCGCATGA
- a CDS encoding thiazole synthase encodes MDCGFTLAGKTFGSRLIIGTGKYRSFDEMKAAHRASGAEMVTVAVNRVPLDRKTESFLDHLDPAMQILPNTAGCYDAEHAIRTSRLAREALETDWIKLEVIGDPVTLLPDNEQTLEAARVLVKEGFIVLPYFSDDLIMAKKLLDAGCPAVMPLAAPIGSGLGVQNPANLRIMREQLPDATIIVDAGVGVPSDAAIAMELGADAILMNTAIAEAGDAAQMATAMKLAVEAGRLAYLSGRMPKRLYASASSPIAGAIR; translated from the coding sequence ATGGACTGTGGATTCACTCTTGCGGGTAAGACCTTCGGGTCTCGGCTGATCATCGGGACGGGAAAGTATCGGTCGTTCGATGAGATGAAGGCGGCGCACCGGGCTTCGGGGGCTGAGATGGTCACGGTCGCGGTCAACCGCGTTCCGCTCGACCGGAAGACGGAATCGTTTCTCGACCACCTTGACCCGGCGATGCAGATCCTGCCGAATACGGCCGGCTGTTACGACGCCGAGCACGCGATTCGGACTTCGCGTTTGGCCCGCGAGGCTCTCGAAACCGACTGGATAAAGCTTGAGGTGATCGGCGACCCCGTAACGCTCCTGCCGGACAACGAGCAGACGCTCGAGGCGGCTCGGGTCTTGGTCAAAGAGGGCTTCATCGTGCTGCCGTATTTTTCCGACGACCTGATTATGGCGAAAAAGCTGCTTGATGCGGGCTGCCCGGCGGTGATGCCGCTGGCGGCGCCGATCGGTTCGGGATTGGGCGTGCAGAACCCGGCAAATCTGCGAATAATGCGCGAACAACTGCCGGACGCGACGATCATCGTCGATGCCGGGGTCGGTGTGCCTTCGGACGCGGCGATCGCGATGGAGCTCGGCGCCGACGCGATCCTGATGAACACCGCCATCGCCGAAGCCGGAGACGCGGCACAGATGGCTACCGCAATGAAACTCGCCGTAGAGGCCGGCCGCCTCGCTTACCTTTCGGGCCGCATGCCAAAACGCCTCTACGCCTCAGCCTCAAGCCCGATAGCAGGAGCGATAAGATAA
- the thiS gene encoding sulfur carrier protein ThiS, translated as MVTIILNGEKKEIESEVTLDRLLDLFSLPRQRVAVELNKEVISRKDWKQTTVSSEDRIEVVHFVGGG; from the coding sequence ATGGTTACGATAATTTTGAACGGTGAAAAGAAAGAGATCGAGAGCGAGGTCACGCTTGACCGGCTTCTCGATCTTTTTTCATTGCCGCGGCAGCGTGTAGCGGTCGAGCTCAACAAAGAGGTAATTAGCAGAAAGGACTGGAAACAGACGACAGTCAGCTCCGAGGATCGGATCGAAGTCGTTCACTTCGTCGGCGGCGGCTAG
- a CDS encoding four helix bundle protein, giving the protein MKITRHQELEVYRKAFAAAMLIFELTKRFPKEETYSMTDQIRRSSRSVCANLAEAWRKRRYEAAFIAKLNDAEGEAAETQTWLEFAVKCEYIERDIATELYRSFDEVIAMLVSMAANSKQWVFANKPAPRR; this is encoded by the coding sequence ATGAAGATCACGCGGCATCAGGAACTTGAGGTGTATCGAAAAGCATTTGCGGCCGCAATGCTCATTTTCGAACTGACGAAACGGTTTCCGAAAGAGGAAACATATTCGATGACGGACCAGATCCGGCGTTCATCGCGTTCAGTCTGTGCAAATCTCGCTGAGGCTTGGCGGAAGCGGCGTTATGAAGCAGCCTTCATCGCAAAACTGAATGATGCCGAAGGCGAAGCGGCCGAGACGCAGACATGGCTTGAGTTTGCCGTCAAATGCGAATACATAGAGAGAGATATCGCCACGGAACTGTACAGGTCGTTTGATGAAGTAATTGCGATGTTGGTGTCTATGGCTGCCAATTCAAAGCAATGGGTTTTTGCCAACAAGCCGGCTCCCCGTAGATGA
- a CDS encoding 30S ribosomal protein THX — protein sequence MGKGDKRTRKGKISAGSYGKTRPKGGKKKTGGQPKTGE from the coding sequence ATGGGAAAAGGCGATAAACGAACACGGAAAGGAAAGATCTCAGCCGGAAGCTACGGAAAGACCCGCCCGAAAGGCGGCAAGAAAAAGACCGGCGGCCAACCGAAGACCGGCGAATAG
- a CDS encoding molybdopterin-dependent oxidoreductase gives MSQEKVKVVLNGVEVEADKGAVLIDVCRENDENIPSFCYYKDLEPQASCRMCLVRIDKMPKLQTSCTIKCSDGMVVTTESPEIEKAQRAMGEFLLANHPLDCPVCDRGGECELQEVIFDWGDVEERFTERKNVQPEKYLSPIVANDPQRCILCKRCTRVCNEWMGEDAIEAGNRGVNTVIGTYGGWLNCSQCGNCIEVCPTGTLLDAVYRHETRPWELDQTVSTDVYSSDGMQISIGSRGGKVHRIVARDRYVNGLNGEFLDVKARFAHEFINHPDRIKTPMIRYSKGGKLIPATWDAAITMIADRFAEYGSAVGVIASPRLTNESLFTLGRFAKEVVNSDNLAVADPLSMAAFMANLSAPLATHNDIRYASAIVIIGGEPEEEQTFTAKQVRQAVRNDGAKLVMVNDTPIRLRAQASQFVHINPASYDAFALAFAGGDSSALDNAGVGSDEIEAIRTVISEASGDVVIMAGNQLSEAAQAAIAASAGSFAGEGRRVLLHPLLLHNNSMGGVDILPWAKPVEDVVSASKALLIGGSLSDASVLTGKEFVVVQELFETETTDHADVVLPAASFAEADGTFTNNAGNVQRVRKSIDPVHQSKPDWMITSLIAAEMGVDLGYNFSAPAVFRALADAVPAYEGLRYPALKDESNPVQAKYSIETGRDISASIDKLKASAASLEPGEKITETPRIGHKLHRLTTMTSKTAQFHLLAHGNPKPDNLLVAPLVQFNPDGTPREEAESATVGIADRAQVGGTK, from the coding sequence ATGTCACAAGAGAAAGTAAAAGTAGTCTTGAACGGAGTGGAGGTCGAGGCCGATAAAGGTGCGGTCCTGATAGATGTTTGTCGTGAGAACGACGAGAACATCCCTTCCTTCTGTTATTACAAGGACCTCGAGCCGCAGGCCTCATGCCGGATGTGCCTTGTCCGCATCGACAAGATGCCGAAGCTCCAAACCTCCTGCACCATAAAGTGTTCGGACGGAATGGTCGTAACGACCGAGAGCCCTGAGATCGAAAAGGCACAGCGGGCGATGGGCGAGTTTCTGCTTGCCAACCATCCGCTCGATTGCCCTGTCTGCGACCGCGGCGGCGAGTGCGAACTGCAAGAGGTCATCTTCGATTGGGGCGACGTCGAAGAGCGTTTTACTGAACGCAAGAACGTCCAGCCCGAGAAATACCTCTCGCCGATCGTTGCTAACGACCCGCAGCGGTGCATTCTCTGCAAACGCTGCACCCGCGTTTGTAACGAATGGATGGGCGAGGACGCCATTGAGGCCGGCAACCGCGGCGTCAATACCGTTATCGGCACCTACGGCGGGTGGCTCAATTGCTCGCAGTGCGGAAACTGCATCGAGGTCTGCCCGACCGGGACGCTTCTCGACGCCGTTTACCGGCATGAAACACGCCCTTGGGAGCTAGACCAGACCGTCTCGACCGATGTTTACAGCTCGGACGGAATGCAGATCTCTATCGGGTCACGTGGCGGCAAGGTGCATCGCATCGTCGCCCGCGACCGTTACGTCAACGGGCTCAACGGCGAGTTCCTCGATGTAAAGGCCCGCTTTGCACACGAATTCATCAATCACCCCGACCGCATCAAGACGCCGATGATCCGCTACTCAAAGGGCGGAAAGCTGATTCCCGCAACCTGGGACGCGGCCATCACGATGATCGCCGATCGGTTTGCCGAGTACGGTTCCGCAGTCGGTGTTATCGCCAGCCCACGGCTGACAAATGAATCGCTCTTCACGCTCGGCCGCTTTGCAAAGGAAGTCGTCAATAGCGACAACCTCGCCGTTGCCGACCCGCTGAGCATGGCCGCCTTTATGGCCAATCTGAGTGCTCCGCTCGCGACGCATAACGATATTCGCTACGCCTCGGCGATCGTCATCATCGGCGGCGAGCCGGAAGAAGAACAGACCTTTACCGCAAAGCAGGTTCGGCAGGCCGTCCGGAACGATGGAGCGAAACTCGTCATGGTCAACGACACGCCGATCAGGCTCCGGGCACAGGCCTCGCAGTTCGTTCACATCAACCCCGCAAGCTACGATGCTTTCGCTCTAGCCTTTGCGGGCGGCGACAGCTCGGCCCTCGATAATGCCGGCGTCGGTTCGGACGAGATCGAAGCGATCCGCACCGTCATCAGCGAAGCCTCGGGCGACGTTGTGATAATGGCCGGGAACCAGCTCTCCGAGGCGGCCCAAGCGGCGATCGCGGCCTCGGCCGGAAGCTTTGCAGGCGAGGGCCGTCGCGTTCTTCTGCATCCGCTTCTGCTTCACAATAATTCAATGGGCGGCGTGGACATACTGCCGTGGGCAAAGCCGGTCGAGGACGTCGTCTCTGCCTCAAAGGCGTTGCTCATCGGCGGCAGCCTATCTGATGCCTCCGTGCTTACGGGCAAGGAATTCGTCGTCGTTCAAGAGCTTTTCGAAACCGAAACGACCGATCATGCCGATGTCGTCCTTCCGGCTGCATCATTTGCCGAGGCGGACGGCACATTCACCAACAACGCCGGCAACGTCCAGCGTGTCCGTAAGTCGATCGACCCCGTCCATCAATCAAAACCCGATTGGATGATCACCTCGCTAATCGCCGCGGAAATGGGCGTCGATCTCGGCTACAACTTCTCTGCCCCGGCCGTGTTTCGGGCTCTAGCTGATGCAGTCCCGGCTTATGAAGGGCTCCGCTATCCGGCGCTCAAGGACGAATCGAACCCGGTCCAGGCAAAATACTCGATCGAGACCGGCCGCGATATCTCAGCGAGCATCGACAAACTAAAAGCGTCTGCGGCGTCGCTGGAGCCCGGCGAAAAGATCACGGAGACGCCGCGAATCGGACATAAACTCCATCGGTTGACGACCATGACGAGCAAGACGGCCCAGTTCCACCTGCTCGCCCACGGCAACCCGAAACCGGATAACCTGCTTGTCGCTCCGCTCGTACAGTTCAACCCAGACGGGACGCCGCGTGAAGAGGCGGAATCGGCCACGGTCGGTATTGCGGACCGTGCTCAAGTTGGAGGGACGAAGTAA
- the lepB gene encoding signal peptidase I, producing MRIWRSNDRQQEAKMRLVFALILLIFVCCLVGCSGVAYRLPGSNMAPTITPDDMAVVNPVHYTFNDVERFDIVVFEAPEEIKLISREPGMRLMMRVIGLPGEVVELSDGEVLINGKKLIQEFDVTIERKNFWADNR from the coding sequence TTGAGGATCTGGCGCAGTAATGATCGCCAACAGGAAGCGAAAATGCGACTTGTTTTTGCTCTCATTCTTTTGATCTTTGTTTGTTGTCTGGTTGGGTGTAGTGGGGTGGCTTATCGTTTGCCCGGTTCGAACATGGCTCCGACGATCACTCCCGACGACATGGCGGTCGTAAACCCGGTTCACTATACGTTCAACGACGTCGAGCGGTTTGACATTGTTGTTTTCGAGGCCCCGGAGGAGATCAAGTTGATTTCACGCGAGCCTGGTATGCGTCTGATGATGCGTGTTATTGGCCTTCCGGGTGAAGTTGTTGAGCTTAGTGATGGAGAGGTGTTGATTAACGGGAAGAAGTTGATTCAGGAATTTGATGTAACGATTGAAAGAAAGAACTTTTGGGCCGATAACCGTTGA
- the nuoF gene encoding NADH-quinone oxidoreductase subunit NuoF → MEIKAIGCEPLSLKRVYIENGHTLKVYRETGGYRSLEKAIGMTQDAIIQEVKDSALRGRGGAGFPTGMKWSFVPRDSPKPKYIVCNADESEPGSFKDRYLLEFDPHSLIEGMIIAGFALGAATGYIYYRGEYNYLIHVMDEALKEAREAGLLGDNILGSGFSMDIHTHTGAGAYICGEETALLSSLEGFRGHPRMKPPFPAVEGLYACPTIVNNVETLTSVPQIIEMGGIAWRDLGTEKSGGTKLWSISGHVKKPGVYELPMGYADMEKFIMEDCGGMLRSDKKLKAVIPGGSSVYIMNAGQILGQGVTLDYEGLVEAGSMLGTGGMMVMDETVDIMETTKNLSEFYKHESCGWCTPCREGTDWIVKIFDRIAAGGGKPSDAQLLLDICDNIEGKSFCPLGDAAAWPVQSAIKQFPDDFKRWIAGKTNGNGTQPNN, encoded by the coding sequence ATGGAAATCAAAGCAATAGGCTGCGAACCTCTCTCGCTAAAGCGTGTCTATATCGAAAATGGCCACACGCTCAAGGTTTATCGCGAGACGGGCGGTTATAGATCGCTGGAGAAGGCGATCGGAATGACGCAGGACGCGATCATTCAGGAAGTGAAAGATTCAGCGCTCCGCGGACGCGGCGGTGCCGGCTTCCCTACCGGGATGAAATGGTCCTTCGTCCCCCGCGATTCGCCAAAGCCGAAGTACATCGTCTGCAATGCTGATGAATCCGAGCCGGGCTCGTTCAAGGACCGCTATCTGCTCGAGTTCGACCCGCATTCGCTGATCGAAGGGATGATCATCGCCGGCTTCGCCCTCGGAGCCGCAACCGGTTACATCTACTACCGCGGCGAGTATAACTATCTTATCCACGTGATGGATGAGGCGTTAAAAGAAGCCCGTGAGGCCGGTCTGCTCGGCGACAACATTTTGGGCTCAGGCTTTTCGATGGACATCCACACCCACACCGGTGCGGGTGCTTACATCTGCGGCGAAGAAACGGCCCTGCTCAGTTCGCTCGAGGGCTTCCGCGGCCATCCGCGGATGAAGCCGCCCTTCCCGGCGGTCGAGGGGCTCTATGCATGTCCGACCATCGTCAATAACGTCGAGACGCTGACCTCCGTCCCGCAGATCATCGAAATGGGCGGCATTGCCTGGCGCGACCTCGGCACAGAAAAGAGCGGCGGGACAAAGCTCTGGTCCATCAGCGGTCACGTCAAGAAACCGGGCGTCTATGAACTTCCGATGGGCTATGCCGATATGGAAAAGTTCATTATGGAAGACTGCGGCGGCATGCTCCGGAGCGATAAAAAGCTTAAGGCAGTTATCCCGGGCGGATCGAGCGTTTACATAATGAACGCCGGCCAGATCCTTGGCCAGGGCGTCACGCTCGACTACGAAGGCCTCGTCGAGGCCGGATCCATGCTCGGCACCGGCGGGATGATGGTGATGGATGAAACGGTCGACATAATGGAGACGACCAAGAATCTCTCGGAGTTTTACAAACACGAATCTTGCGGTTGGTGCACACCCTGCCGCGAGGGCACGGATTGGATCGTCAAGATATTCGACCGCATTGCGGCCGGAGGCGGAAAGCCGAGTGACGCTCAGCTTTTGCTCGATATCTGCGACAACATTGAGGGCAAGTCATTCTGTCCGCTCGGCGATGCGGCCGCGTGGCCGGTCCAGAGCGCGATAAAACAGTTTCCGGATGATTTCAAGAGGTGGATCGCCGGGAAGACCAATGGAAACGGTACTCAGCCGAACAACTGA
- a CDS encoding TonB family protein, which yields MKSPVLQAFGLNLLFSAAVLLLLFDVAAAGQNKTCGLSLKVVDAVGKKEIAEAYAEAYASELSRAFYAYPEGSNHTFENLESGYYLFTVQKRGYKVSRYFKHLDCSDLELDRKESILIPLHEGNISEQEDVTPRPNATTSGSSRFTDVGKKPSLEDLARLANYLNFLAAELGRPNYPPAARAVKAAGLVTVHVIVNEKGEIESAEAWTGHPLLRAAAKQAAQKSRFDPVLVRNKPIKIQGFIVYNFVP from the coding sequence ATGAAATCCCCAGTCTTACAAGCTTTCGGACTGAATCTATTGTTTTCCGCAGCTGTCCTTCTTCTTTTGTTTGATGTGGCGGCAGCGGGACAGAATAAGACTTGCGGTTTATCGTTAAAAGTGGTTGATGCAGTCGGAAAAAAAGAGATAGCTGAAGCATATGCCGAAGCATATGCTTCAGAGCTCTCAAGAGCGTTCTACGCCTACCCCGAGGGCTCGAACCATACTTTTGAAAACCTGGAATCGGGCTATTATCTGTTTACGGTGCAGAAACGAGGCTACAAGGTCAGCAGGTATTTCAAGCATCTCGACTGCTCTGATTTAGAATTAGATCGAAAGGAGTCGATTTTGATTCCTCTTCATGAAGGAAACATAAGCGAGCAAGAGGATGTAACCCCAAGACCCAACGCCACCACGAGTGGTTCGAGCCGATTCACCGATGTTGGAAAAAAACCCTCTCTCGAGGACCTGGCTCGCCTAGCTAATTATTTAAACTTTCTCGCCGCCGAACTGGGTAGGCCAAACTATCCGCCCGCAGCGAGGGCAGTTAAGGCCGCGGGTCTCGTGACAGTTCACGTAATAGTGAATGAAAAAGGAGAGATAGAATCGGCTGAAGCATGGACGGGACACCCGCTTCTGCGAGCGGCCGCCAAACAGGCAGCACAGAAATCGAGGTTTGATCCCGTATTGGTCAGGAACAAACCGATTAAGATACAAGGTTTCATTGTATATAATTTTGTCCCCTAG
- a CDS encoding NAD(P)H-dependent oxidoreductase subunit E yields the protein MRSHLAKYPSDRTRSALIPLLFVIQRERGYVDNPGVNFLAKFLNLEVTDVWETATFYSMFNLRKVGRHHIQICKTLSCKIMGEPDITDHICSKLGIHPGETTADGKFTVSLVECLGSCGTAPMMQIGFDYHEDLTVEKVDGILASLK from the coding sequence ATGCGGTCGCATCTTGCCAAGTATCCGTCCGACCGGACCCGCTCGGCGCTGATCCCGCTGCTGTTCGTCATTCAGCGGGAACGCGGCTATGTCGATAATCCGGGCGTCAACTTTCTGGCCAAGTTCCTGAACCTCGAAGTTACCGACGTTTGGGAGACGGCGACGTTTTATTCGATGTTCAATCTTCGAAAGGTCGGCCGCCACCACATCCAGATATGTAAGACGCTCTCGTGCAAGATAATGGGCGAGCCCGACATAACCGACCATATCTGCTCAAAGCTCGGCATTCATCCCGGCGAAACGACCGCGGACGGCAAGTTTACCGTCTCGCTTGTCGAATGCCTCGGCAGCTGCGGCACGGCTCCGATGATGCAGATCGGTTTCGATTACCACGAAGATTTAACGGTGGAGAAAGTGGACGGCATTCTTGCTTCGTTGAAGTAA
- a CDS encoding type II toxin-antitoxin system HicA family toxin, whose product MRYREVTKKLSKLGCLETSSSGRSGGSHRKWYNPFQSPIVVVSVPDWGSKDLKTGTLRRIVKDLGFDWEEFTSA is encoded by the coding sequence ATGAGATATCGTGAGGTCACGAAGAAATTGAGCAAGTTAGGCTGCCTTGAAACGAGTAGCAGTGGCAGAAGCGGCGGTTCGCATCGGAAGTGGTACAACCCATTTCAGTCGCCGATCGTTGTAGTTTCGGTCCCCGACTGGGGGAGTAAGGACCTCAAGACCGGAACGCTTCGGCGGATCGTTAAAGATTTGGGTTTCGATTGGGAAGAGTTTACGAGTGCGTAG
- the ndhC gene encoding NADH-quinone oxidoreductase subunit A: MATFNLMDYAPIGLMFIVALGFGLSQLLVTQLIGPRKRTATKLMPYECGKDPVGSARDRFSIKFYVVAVTFLLFDLEILFMIPFAVAFKSLLGIEKMTGVMYGTIAFIGIMIFLATVVIGLVYDWKKGAFDWSSQARASARLRRSRCENRGQRG; the protein is encoded by the coding sequence ATGGCCACATTCAACCTAATGGATTACGCCCCGATCGGCTTGATGTTCATCGTCGCGCTCGGGTTTGGACTTAGCCAGCTTCTCGTAACTCAGCTCATCGGCCCGCGAAAGCGGACCGCGACCAAGCTGATGCCCTACGAGTGCGGTAAGGACCCGGTCGGCTCCGCCCGCGACCGCTTCTCGATCAAGTTTTATGTGGTCGCCGTCACCTTTCTTCTCTTCGACCTCGAAATTCTTTTCATGATCCCGTTCGCCGTCGCGTTCAAATCGCTGCTCGGCATTGAGAAGATGACCGGCGTAATGTATGGCACCATTGCCTTTATCGGGATTATGATCTTCTTGGCAACGGTCGTTATCGGATTGGTTTACGACTGGAAGAAAGGAGCATTTGACTGGAGTTCGCAGGCTCGGGCCTCGGCAAGGCTCAGGCGATCGCGATGCGAAAATCGCGGTCAGAGAGGTTGA
- a CDS encoding NADH-quinone oxidoreductase subunit B, which yields MGLENKIFESLPDVLTVKLDAVVNWARKSSLWPATFGLACCAIEMMNTVSARNDLSRFGAETFRASPRQADVMIVSGRVSRKMAPVLRRIYDQMPEPKWVISMGACATSGGVFDNYAIVQGVDKIVPVDVYVPGCPPRPEMLVHAITMLQDKIMKESVKDRTDTIESESRESLVPGTLPVTEGTALERETEVEVAQNNVSRPYTIPSRHERRRSF from the coding sequence ATGGGTTTAGAGAACAAAATCTTCGAGTCGCTCCCGGACGTCCTGACCGTCAAGCTTGATGCCGTCGTCAATTGGGCACGCAAATCGAGCCTCTGGCCGGCGACCTTCGGCCTCGCCTGCTGTGCCATCGAGATGATGAACACGGTCTCGGCCCGCAACGACCTTTCGCGCTTCGGTGCGGAAACCTTCCGGGCAAGCCCGCGGCAGGCGGACGTAATGATCGTCTCGGGCCGCGTTTCGCGTAAGATGGCCCCGGTGCTCCGCCGCATCTATGACCAGATGCCCGAGCCGAAATGGGTCATCTCAATGGGCGCTTGTGCGACCTCGGGCGGCGTTTTTGATAACTACGCCATCGTTCAGGGCGTTGACAAGATCGTGCCGGTCGATGTTTACGTGCCGGGCTGCCCGCCGCGGCCCGAAATGCTCGTCCATGCCATCACGATGCTGCAGGACAAGATAATGAAGGAATCGGTCAAGGATCGGACCGATACCATTGAGTCAGAATCCCGCGAGTCCTTGGTCCCGGGCACGCTTCCCGTCACGGAAGGCACTGCCCTCGAACGCGAGACCGAGGTCGAGGTTGCTCAGAATAATGTTTCGCGGCCCTATACGATCCCGTCGCGGCACGAACGCCGCCGGTCGTTCTAG